A genomic stretch from Kribbella amoyensis includes:
- a CDS encoding sensor histidine kinase, translating to MSVRARLSRLPLRARLVAGFSAATFVVLVAAGGFVYWRVDYALDRSLDTELTQASTTLEPLVRPDGQVSNRAAAEATGAAWQILDANGTVLDHGGPAGTNSLVGQEQLDQVGTTPHTFDVGAFLPVSHEPYRLHVAKLSASQYLLVGVRRDHRDEALRELLLQLTLAGLGLLVVTAFVGDRLAKAALRPVERYRRRAAEIASGAADLRLDVPPDRDDEITRLGHTFNDMLATLEGALERERQFVNEASHELRTPITLLTSRIQLALRKPRTLEEHERTLTELKVDLDRLAALAEQLLQLSSLDGKGQRSGDLVNATGRVVNQRRLADPGDVGRITVKLPTGDLEVPLADFEIDRILTNLLDNAATHGTAPYEVTVDEPEQGWARLTVTDAGPGMPPALLANATQRFARADEARTRPGSGLGLALVATLVTQAGGELRLCHANHHTTHGHGVPIPCTHGPAMTATVLLPGVDATRA from the coding sequence ATGAGCGTGCGGGCCCGGCTGTCGCGGCTGCCACTCCGGGCCCGCCTGGTCGCCGGGTTCTCCGCGGCCACCTTCGTCGTCCTCGTCGCCGCCGGCGGCTTCGTGTACTGGCGGGTCGACTACGCCCTGGACCGCAGCCTGGACACCGAACTGACGCAGGCGAGCACAACCCTGGAGCCCCTGGTCCGACCCGACGGGCAGGTGTCCAACCGGGCAGCGGCCGAAGCGACCGGCGCGGCCTGGCAGATCCTCGACGCGAACGGGACGGTACTCGACCACGGCGGCCCCGCCGGGACGAACAGCCTCGTCGGTCAGGAGCAACTCGACCAGGTCGGGACCACCCCGCACACCTTCGACGTGGGCGCCTTCCTGCCCGTCTCCCACGAGCCGTACCGTCTCCACGTCGCCAAGCTGTCGGCATCGCAGTACCTGCTCGTCGGGGTACGCCGCGATCACCGTGACGAGGCCTTGCGCGAACTCCTCCTCCAACTCACGCTCGCGGGGCTCGGCCTCCTGGTCGTCACCGCGTTCGTCGGGGACCGGCTGGCCAAGGCCGCACTCCGCCCGGTCGAGCGGTACCGCCGCCGCGCCGCCGAGATCGCGAGCGGCGCCGCCGACCTGCGGCTCGACGTCCCACCCGATCGCGACGACGAGATCACCCGGCTCGGGCACACGTTCAACGACATGCTCGCCACCCTCGAAGGCGCGCTGGAGCGGGAACGCCAGTTCGTCAACGAGGCCAGCCACGAACTCCGGACCCCGATCACCCTGCTGACGAGCCGGATCCAGCTCGCCCTCCGCAAGCCGCGCACGCTGGAAGAGCACGAACGCACGCTCACCGAGCTCAAGGTCGACCTCGATCGCCTCGCGGCCCTCGCCGAGCAACTCCTGCAACTCAGCAGCCTCGACGGCAAGGGCCAACGGTCCGGCGATCTCGTCAACGCGACCGGCCGCGTGGTCAACCAGCGACGGCTCGCCGATCCGGGCGACGTCGGCCGGATCACCGTCAAGCTGCCGACCGGCGACCTGGAGGTACCCCTCGCCGACTTCGAGATCGACAGGATCCTCACCAACCTCCTCGACAACGCGGCCACCCACGGCACCGCGCCGTACGAGGTGACCGTCGACGAACCCGAGCAAGGCTGGGCCCGTCTCACCGTCACCGACGCGGGACCAGGCATGCCGCCCGCCCTGCTCGCGAACGCCACCCAGCGTTTCGCCCGAGCCGACGAAGCCCGCACCCGTCCAGGCTCCGGTCTCGGCCTCGCCCTGGTCGCCACCCTCGTCACCCAGGCCGGCGGCGAACTCCGCCTCTGCCACGCCAATCACCACACCACCCACGGCCACGGGGTACCGATCCCGTGCACCCACGGCCCAGCGATGACTGCCACCGTCCTCCTGCCTGGCGTTGACGCGACGCGAGCCTGA
- a CDS encoding sigma-70 family RNA polymerase sigma factor — MADLDCEPADMTAFVAYLRDIGRHELLTLEEVSELSSWIEAGLLATERLPVAAPAEAADLRAVVAAGESARRRMIEGNLRLVVSLAKRYTGKGISLLDLIQEGNLGLMRAVERFDHKLGHRFSTYAIWWIRQSIGRAISDRSRLVRMPAQAYADAGRVATVHRELLQRLGREPTTAELATGSSLTVARVHRAQAWKLRPQSLDLTEADQPVDDDTLTYRAALRRDLHHQLEFLDDLHQLVLRYRFGLHDTSPSTVEETAAKLRLPPERVRRLEREALRSLRKRCLRTLREYVP, encoded by the coding sequence ATGGCCGACCTGGACTGCGAACCCGCAGACATGACCGCATTCGTCGCGTACCTGCGCGACATCGGACGCCACGAGCTGCTGACGCTGGAAGAGGTCAGCGAGCTGTCGTCCTGGATCGAGGCCGGTCTGCTCGCCACCGAGCGGCTGCCGGTCGCGGCGCCCGCCGAGGCCGCCGACCTGCGGGCCGTCGTCGCGGCGGGGGAGTCCGCCCGCCGCCGGATGATCGAGGGCAATCTGCGCCTGGTCGTGTCCCTCGCCAAGCGGTACACGGGCAAGGGGATCTCGCTGCTCGACCTGATCCAGGAGGGCAATCTCGGCCTGATGCGGGCGGTCGAGCGGTTCGACCACAAGCTCGGCCACCGCTTCTCGACCTACGCGATCTGGTGGATCCGGCAGTCCATCGGCCGCGCCATCTCGGACCGGTCCCGCCTGGTCCGGATGCCCGCGCAGGCGTATGCGGATGCCGGTCGCGTCGCCACGGTGCATCGTGAGCTGCTCCAGCGACTCGGCCGCGAGCCGACGACCGCCGAGCTCGCGACCGGTTCCTCGCTCACCGTTGCCCGTGTCCATCGGGCGCAGGCGTGGAAGCTCAGACCGCAGTCGCTCGACCTGACCGAGGCCGATCAGCCTGTCGACGACGACACGCTTACCTACCGGGCCGCGTTGCGCCGCGACCTCCACCACCAATTGGAGTTCCTCGATGACCTGCACCAGCTCGTTCTCCGGTACCGCTTCGGCCTGCACGACACGTCGCCCTCGACCGTCGAGGAGACGGCCGCGAAGCTCCGTCTGCCGCCCGAGCGGGTGCGCCGGCTGGAGCGGGAGGCGCTGCGGTCACTGCGGAAGCGGTGCCTGCGCACGCTCCGCGAGTACGTCCCCTGA
- a CDS encoding NAD(P)/FAD-dependent oxidoreductase: MSETQRIVIVGASLAGASAAETLRSEGYAGAVVLIGSESELPYERPPLSKDVLLGKEQPEVAQLHDQQWYDDNTIELRLGRTVTAIDPAAHTVTLDDDSTVGYDRLLIATGSRVRRLDVPGADLPGVHYLRTSAESKALTDAYAAKPRVVVIGAGWIGLESAAAARERGCEVTVLEPQKTALASVMGEQIGELYAELHRQHGVDLRFGEGVEAFEGTDKVTGVRTSTGEVIPADLVVVGVGVQPNTELAESAGIRVAAREDGSGIVTGPDLRTSADDVYAAGDVVRWEHPLFGRSVRVEHWANAKDSGATAAKAMLGQDATHDAIPYFFTDQYDLGMEYAGDVPRGASVHVVLRGDPSSGAYLAFWLDDDNHVLAGMHVNTWDTIDAIQDLIRSRRSVDPGRLADSSVELSEV, encoded by the coding sequence ATGAGCGAGACACAGCGGATCGTCATCGTCGGAGCGAGCCTGGCCGGTGCGTCGGCCGCGGAGACCCTGCGATCGGAGGGCTATGCCGGTGCCGTGGTCCTGATCGGCAGCGAGAGCGAGTTGCCGTACGAGCGGCCGCCGCTGTCGAAGGACGTGCTGCTCGGCAAGGAGCAGCCCGAGGTCGCCCAGCTCCACGACCAGCAGTGGTACGACGACAACACGATCGAGCTGCGTCTCGGCCGGACCGTCACCGCGATCGACCCGGCCGCGCACACCGTGACGCTCGACGACGACTCGACCGTCGGGTACGACCGGCTCCTGATCGCCACCGGCTCCCGGGTCCGCCGCCTCGACGTACCGGGTGCCGACCTGCCCGGCGTCCACTACCTCCGTACTTCCGCCGAGTCCAAGGCCCTCACCGACGCGTACGCCGCGAAGCCGCGGGTCGTCGTCATCGGCGCCGGCTGGATCGGGCTCGAGTCGGCGGCCGCCGCGCGCGAACGAGGCTGCGAGGTGACCGTCCTCGAGCCGCAGAAGACGGCGCTCGCGTCGGTGATGGGCGAGCAGATCGGTGAGCTCTACGCCGAGCTGCACCGTCAGCACGGGGTCGACCTCCGTTTCGGCGAGGGCGTCGAGGCGTTCGAGGGGACCGACAAGGTCACCGGCGTCCGGACGTCCACGGGTGAGGTGATCCCCGCCGACCTGGTCGTCGTCGGCGTCGGCGTCCAGCCGAACACCGAGCTGGCCGAGTCCGCCGGGATCCGCGTCGCCGCCCGCGAGGACGGCAGCGGCATCGTCACCGGGCCCGACCTGCGGACGTCGGCGGACGACGTGTACGCCGCCGGCGACGTGGTCCGTTGGGAGCACCCGCTGTTCGGCCGGTCCGTCCGGGTCGAGCACTGGGCCAACGCGAAGGACAGCGGGGCCACGGCCGCGAAGGCGATGCTCGGCCAGGACGCCACGCACGACGCGATCCCGTACTTCTTCACCGATCAGTACGACCTCGGCATGGAGTACGCGGGTGACGTCCCGCGCGGCGCGTCGGTCCACGTGGTGCTTCGCGGCGACCCCTCCTCGGGGGCGTACCTGGCCTTCTGGCTGGACGACGACAACCACGTCCTGGCCGGGATGCACGTGAACACCTGGGACACCATCGACGCGATCCAGGACCTGATCCGGTCGCGGCGTTCGGTGGATCCGGGGCGGCTGGCGGACTCCTCGGTCGAGTTGTCCGAGGTCTGA
- a CDS encoding class I SAM-dependent DNA methyltransferase, which produces MRQDEIWDETAARAYDTPGTGMFAPEVITPTVDRLAALAGDGRALEFAIGTGRVAVPLAERGVPVTGLELSRPMIAELRKKVDEDTVPVIVGDMATTEVPGEFTLVYLVFNTIANLLTQADQVACFRNAARHLVPGGRFVIELWVPELRQLPPGRKATVCHSDPGYIGLDTYDVLNQHVVSHHFHFGEGRTAELFRTPHRYIWPAELDLMAQLAGLTLESRHADWQGNPFTADSPSHVSTYRLPPVDPTSSPSTFATMTG; this is translated from the coding sequence ATGCGTCAGGACGAGATCTGGGACGAGACAGCCGCCCGTGCGTACGACACCCCGGGGACGGGGATGTTCGCGCCGGAGGTGATCACGCCGACGGTCGACCGCCTGGCCGCCCTCGCCGGTGACGGGCGTGCCCTGGAGTTCGCGATCGGCACCGGCCGCGTCGCGGTCCCGCTGGCCGAGCGCGGCGTCCCGGTCACCGGTCTCGAGCTGTCCCGGCCGATGATCGCCGAGCTCCGCAAGAAGGTCGACGAGGACACCGTCCCCGTGATCGTCGGGGACATGGCGACGACCGAGGTGCCCGGCGAGTTCACCCTGGTGTACCTCGTCTTCAACACGATCGCGAACCTGCTCACCCAGGCCGACCAGGTCGCCTGCTTCCGCAACGCGGCCCGCCACCTGGTCCCAGGCGGCCGCTTCGTGATCGAGCTCTGGGTCCCCGAGCTCCGCCAACTCCCACCCGGCCGCAAAGCCACGGTCTGCCACAGCGACCCGGGCTATATCGGCCTCGACACCTACGACGTGCTCAACCAGCACGTCGTCTCCCACCACTTCCACTTCGGCGAAGGAAGAACAGCCGAGCTCTTCCGGACCCCACACCGCTACATCTGGCCCGCCGAGCTGGACCTGATGGCCCAACTGGCCGGCCTCACCCTCGAATCCCGCCACGCAGACTGGCAAGGCAACCCGTTCACCGCCGATTCCCCCTCCCACGTCTCGACGTACCGCCTCCCTCCGGTTGATCCGACTTCGTCACCGTCGACATTTGCGACCATGACCGGGTGA
- a CDS encoding deoxyguanosinetriphosphate triphosphohydrolase: protein MRKQHEGYDEHDAERWVAEPVKRPGRTAFARDRARVLHSAALRRLAAKTQVVTAGSDDFVRNRLTHSLEVAQIGRELASTLGCDPDIVDAACLAHDLGHPPFGHNGERALDQLAAEIGGFEGNAQTLRLLTRLESKTFGPSGRSVGLNLSRATLDAATKYPWPRRDGERKFGVYDDDLEVFGWLRHGLTDQRCLEAQVMDFADDVAYSVHDVEDGIVAHSIDLAHVDAERAQYWQTVREAYLPEATDAELDEGWQRLTSLPYWPSGPFDDSRRALGGLKDLTSQLIGRFCTAAEQATHARFGRSRLIRYEADLVVPDGVRTEIALLKGVGMFHVLNSPERQKRRAIQRELLTELVERLAKTAPRELDVPFAADYAEATDDGARLRVVIDQVASLTDPSAVAWHAQLST, encoded by the coding sequence CTGGGTCGCCGAGCCGGTCAAGCGGCCGGGGCGGACGGCCTTCGCTCGCGACCGCGCGCGCGTCCTGCACAGCGCCGCGCTGCGCCGGCTGGCCGCGAAGACGCAGGTCGTCACGGCCGGCAGCGACGACTTTGTGCGGAACCGGCTGACCCACAGCCTCGAGGTCGCGCAGATCGGCCGCGAGCTGGCGAGCACGCTCGGCTGCGACCCCGACATCGTCGACGCCGCCTGTCTCGCCCACGACCTCGGCCACCCACCGTTCGGGCACAACGGCGAGCGCGCCCTCGACCAGCTCGCCGCGGAGATCGGCGGGTTCGAGGGCAACGCGCAGACGCTGCGGCTGCTGACCCGGCTGGAGTCCAAGACCTTCGGTCCATCCGGGCGCAGCGTTGGGCTCAACCTCAGCCGCGCGACCCTCGACGCGGCCACCAAGTACCCATGGCCCCGCCGTGACGGCGAGCGCAAGTTCGGGGTGTACGACGACGACCTCGAGGTGTTCGGCTGGCTCCGGCACGGGCTCACCGACCAGCGCTGCCTCGAGGCGCAGGTGATGGACTTCGCCGACGACGTGGCGTACTCGGTGCACGACGTCGAGGACGGCATCGTTGCCCACAGCATCGACCTCGCGCACGTCGACGCAGAGCGCGCGCAGTACTGGCAGACCGTCCGGGAGGCCTACCTGCCGGAGGCGACCGACGCCGAGCTGGACGAGGGCTGGCAGCGGCTGACCTCCTTGCCGTACTGGCCGAGCGGGCCGTTCGACGACAGCCGGCGCGCGCTCGGCGGTCTCAAGGACCTGACCAGTCAGCTGATCGGCCGGTTCTGCACGGCCGCGGAGCAGGCGACGCACGCCAGGTTCGGCCGCAGCCGCCTGATCCGGTACGAAGCGGATCTGGTCGTGCCCGACGGAGTGCGCACCGAGATCGCGCTGCTCAAGGGCGTCGGCATGTTCCACGTGCTGAACTCGCCCGAGCGGCAGAAGCGTCGCGCGATCCAGCGTGAGCTGCTCACCGAGCTGGTCGAGCGGCTGGCGAAGACCGCGCCGCGCGAGCTCGACGTCCCGTTCGCGGCCGACTACGCCGAGGCCACCGACGACGGCGCCCGGCTCCGCGTGGTCATCGACCAGGTCGCGTCCTTGACCGATCCGTCGGCTGTCGCGTGGCACGCTCAGCTGTCGACCTGA
- a CDS encoding glycoside hydrolase 43 family protein gives MGSLDGWGLLGDGIYANPVLPGDYSDPDVIRVGDDYWMITSTFQYSPGMAVLHSRDLISWRHVGAVLPDVSELGPAYRWNRMERYNLGIYAGSLRFHAGRYWVHFTTLDEGIFVTTAEHPAGPWTPLHCLSDEAGWDDPCPLWDNDGRAWLVASSPGHGRWITQLIPMSPDGRSIDLAARTVIDDFHTSEGNKIHRIDGRYYVLHNEVRGDGNRVLVIMRAEALTGPWEKRLLLQGEGPDREREPNQGALVDHPDGSWSLVTHHGRGGYAEGRPISVLPVEWKDGWPVVNPADPGRMLWRAELPVLADRAADHEPGGRGPVEGSLELAPELESAPELALDEDFDGEVLGPEWEWNHAPRPGSWEIADGLVLRASRPLRPGELRAIPSTLTRRMLGTNGSTATVRVGTDRLGDGQSAGLGMLCRDSSSITVCRDGDVLGLATSGEHDATGPTIDVGPVWLRLVIDARGYVTYAFSLDGETYQPVGNTDSVSWSDYRGARIALFSTGPADDVGAARFDGFRYRVEPRHR, from the coding sequence GTGGGGTCGTTGGACGGTTGGGGGTTGCTGGGGGACGGGATCTATGCGAATCCTGTTCTGCCGGGTGACTACTCGGATCCGGATGTGATCCGGGTCGGTGACGACTACTGGATGATCACCTCGACCTTCCAGTACTCGCCTGGAATGGCGGTACTCCATTCGCGTGATCTGATCTCCTGGCGCCACGTCGGGGCGGTGCTGCCGGATGTTTCGGAGCTCGGTCCGGCTTACCGGTGGAATCGGATGGAGCGGTACAACCTGGGGATCTATGCGGGTAGCTTGCGCTTCCACGCCGGGCGGTACTGGGTGCACTTCACGACGCTCGACGAGGGCATCTTCGTGACCACGGCCGAGCATCCCGCCGGCCCGTGGACACCGCTGCACTGTTTGAGCGACGAGGCCGGGTGGGACGACCCCTGTCCGTTGTGGGACAACGACGGCCGGGCTTGGTTGGTCGCGAGTTCACCGGGGCACGGCCGGTGGATCACGCAGCTGATCCCGATGAGCCCCGATGGGAGGTCGATCGACCTCGCGGCTCGGACCGTCATCGACGACTTCCACACCAGCGAAGGCAACAAGATCCACCGGATCGACGGTCGGTACTACGTGCTGCACAACGAAGTCCGGGGCGACGGCAACCGGGTGCTGGTGATCATGCGAGCGGAGGCGCTGACCGGTCCTTGGGAGAAGCGCCTCCTCCTCCAAGGCGAAGGCCCGGACCGCGAGCGCGAACCGAACCAAGGTGCCCTCGTCGATCATCCGGACGGATCCTGGTCGCTGGTCACTCATCACGGCCGAGGTGGTTACGCCGAAGGCCGCCCCATCAGCGTTCTTCCCGTCGAGTGGAAGGACGGCTGGCCTGTCGTCAATCCGGCCGACCCCGGGCGCATGCTCTGGCGGGCCGAGCTTCCGGTGCTCGCCGATCGAGCTGCCGACCACGAACCTGGCGGCCGCGGCCCCGTGGAAGGTTCGCTCGAGTTGGCGCCGGAGCTGGAGTCGGCGCCGGAGTTGGCGTTGGACGAGGATTTCGATGGCGAGGTGCTCGGCCCGGAGTGGGAGTGGAACCACGCTCCTCGGCCCGGATCCTGGGAGATCGCGGACGGGCTCGTGCTGCGTGCTTCCAGGCCGTTGCGGCCAGGCGAGCTGCGAGCGATTCCGTCGACGCTCACGCGGCGCATGCTCGGTACAAACGGCTCGACCGCGACCGTTCGCGTCGGCACCGACAGGCTGGGCGATGGGCAGTCGGCGGGGCTGGGGATGTTGTGCCGGGACAGCTCGTCGATCACGGTTTGCCGAGACGGCGATGTGCTCGGCCTGGCGACGTCCGGTGAGCACGACGCCACCGGACCGACGATCGATGTGGGCCCGGTCTGGCTGCGGCTCGTGATCGATGCCCGCGGCTACGTCACGTACGCGTTCAGCCTCGACGGCGAGACGTATCAACCGGTTGGCAATACGGACAGCGTCTCGTGGTCGGACTACCGTGGCGCGCGCATCGCGCTCTTCAGTACCGGGCCGGCTGACGATGTCGGGGCGGCGCGGTTCGACGGATTCCGGTACCGGGTGGAGCCGCGGCATCGCTGA
- a CDS encoding response regulator transcription factor: protein MRVLVAEDDVRLAALLRETLEEAGWQVEVVNDGRAAYDRLLVDTAYDVVLLDWMLPGMDGVSVARQWRGLGIAVPILMLTARGDVRDRIDGLDAGADDYLPKPFDLDELLARLRALYRRNAFGRESPAQVGDLVVDPVARRVSRGGVDINLSTREFDILYLLASHAGQVVTRLTILDEVWDGETDLRSNVIDVHLAAIRAKIDRPFGADTITTLRGTGYRLETGIR from the coding sequence ATGCGGGTCCTGGTCGCGGAGGACGACGTCCGGCTGGCCGCGTTGCTCCGGGAGACCCTCGAGGAAGCCGGGTGGCAGGTCGAGGTGGTCAACGACGGCCGCGCCGCGTACGACCGGCTGCTCGTCGACACGGCGTACGACGTGGTGCTGCTCGACTGGATGCTCCCCGGCATGGACGGAGTCAGCGTCGCCCGGCAGTGGCGGGGCCTCGGGATCGCCGTACCGATCCTGATGCTGACCGCGCGCGGTGACGTGCGGGACCGGATCGACGGCCTCGATGCGGGCGCCGACGACTACCTGCCGAAGCCCTTCGACCTCGACGAGTTGCTGGCCCGGCTCCGCGCGCTCTACCGCCGCAACGCCTTCGGCAGGGAGTCCCCCGCGCAGGTCGGCGACCTGGTCGTGGACCCGGTGGCGCGCCGGGTGTCGCGGGGTGGAGTGGACATCAACTTGTCCACCCGCGAGTTCGACATCCTGTACCTGCTGGCGTCGCACGCGGGCCAGGTCGTCACGCGGCTCACCATCCTCGACGAGGTGTGGGACGGTGAGACCGATCTGCGCAGCAACGTGATCGACGTCCACCTCGCCGCCATCCGGGCCAAGATCGACAGACCGTTCGGCGCCGACACGATCACCACGCTGCGCGGCACCGGGTACCGCCTCGAGACCGGGATCCGATGA
- a CDS encoding YciI family protein: MDGYGDRLIARGPTLTGYGDDDETTGSLHVVEVPDDEAARAFAYEDPYYRAGVFDSVRVYRFEKLAGRTMWDFAEAVEGYNRYLVITESESVPVTSKHLIVYGELLTLEDGQRVGRAAMLEAPDSETAAAILQADGDPSSEVHLWAFGGRR, translated from the coding sequence ATGGACGGTTACGGGGATCGGTTGATCGCTCGCGGGCCCACGCTCACGGGGTACGGGGACGACGACGAGACGACGGGCAGTCTGCATGTCGTCGAGGTTCCGGACGACGAGGCTGCTCGCGCGTTCGCGTACGAGGACCCGTACTACCGGGCCGGGGTGTTCGACTCGGTTCGCGTGTACCGGTTCGAGAAGCTGGCCGGCCGCACGATGTGGGATTTCGCGGAAGCCGTCGAGGGCTACAACCGCTACCTGGTCATCACCGAGAGCGAGTCGGTACCGGTCACGTCCAAGCACCTGATCGTGTACGGCGAACTCCTCACGCTCGAGGACGGCCAGCGCGTCGGCCGGGCCGCGATGCTCGAAGCACCTGACTCCGAGACCGCGGCCGCGATTCTCCAGGCCGACGGCGACCCCAGCTCCGAGGTCCACCTCTGGGCCTTCGGCGGCCGCCGCTGA
- the dnaG gene encoding DNA primase has translation MAGRIKEEDIALVRERARIDDVVGSYVTLKNAGGGSLKGLCPFHDEKSPSFNVTPARGFFYCFGCQEGGDVIDFIQKIDQISFHEAVETLAARVGIQLRYDESGAPIPKSQSNQRPRLVEAHRVAAQYYAEQLFESAEANMGRQFLDQRGFDRDAALGFGVGFAPRGGEVLTSHLRGRGFTTAELVASGLAAEGQRGLYDRFRGRLMWPIRDASGDVIGFGARRLFDDDRIEAKYLNTPETPIYKKSKVLYGVDLARREIAKGRQAVVVEGYTDVMACHLAGVQTAVATCGTAFGDDHARVLRQLLLDHDQFRGEVIFTFDGDEAGQRAALKAFQGDQAFASQTYVAVEPDGLDPCDLRLQKGDAAVRELIGRRVPLYRFVLGNVLSRYDLDRADTRIDALRDAARLVISIRDRSKVDAFTRELAGQLGLEVDQVRTEVHRAAARQGSAGGSGNHSGPGGGPAGRGPTGNGPGNGSGHGAGAADAPQQPAPRADLPSPRDQRFVIEWDVLKIAMQHPALLGPAFDELDDQDFTHPWLAAVRTAVSKVGGPASAAPGEAWVVAVRDAMGNDPAVAVVSALAVDSFRLGRDPDEQYARALVARLQELTCLRRIADLKSKLQRTNPIDKADDYNRMFGELIALERYRTELRDQAISGAI, from the coding sequence GTGGCAGGCAGGATCAAGGAAGAGGACATCGCGCTCGTTCGCGAGCGAGCCCGGATCGACGACGTCGTCGGCTCGTACGTGACCTTGAAGAACGCCGGGGGCGGATCGCTGAAGGGGCTCTGCCCGTTCCACGACGAGAAGTCGCCGTCGTTCAACGTCACCCCGGCCCGGGGCTTCTTCTACTGCTTCGGCTGCCAAGAGGGCGGCGACGTCATCGACTTCATCCAGAAGATCGACCAGATCAGCTTCCACGAGGCGGTCGAGACGCTGGCCGCCCGGGTCGGCATCCAGCTCCGGTACGACGAGTCCGGCGCGCCGATCCCGAAGTCCCAGTCCAACCAGCGGCCGCGGCTGGTCGAGGCGCACCGCGTCGCCGCGCAGTACTACGCGGAGCAGTTGTTCGAGTCGGCCGAGGCGAACATGGGCCGCCAGTTCCTCGACCAGCGCGGGTTCGACCGGGACGCGGCGCTCGGGTTCGGGGTCGGGTTCGCGCCGCGCGGCGGTGAGGTGCTGACGTCGCATCTGCGCGGGCGCGGGTTCACCACCGCGGAGCTGGTCGCATCCGGGCTCGCCGCCGAAGGGCAGCGCGGGCTGTACGACCGGTTCCGGGGGCGGCTGATGTGGCCGATCCGGGACGCGAGCGGTGACGTGATCGGGTTCGGCGCGCGGCGGTTGTTCGACGACGACCGGATCGAGGCCAAGTACCTGAACACGCCTGAGACGCCGATCTACAAGAAGTCGAAGGTGCTGTACGGCGTCGACCTGGCCCGCCGCGAGATCGCCAAGGGCCGGCAGGCCGTGGTGGTCGAGGGGTACACGGACGTGATGGCGTGTCATCTGGCCGGCGTGCAGACCGCGGTCGCGACATGCGGTACGGCGTTCGGCGACGACCACGCGCGGGTGCTTCGGCAGCTGTTGCTCGACCACGACCAGTTCCGTGGCGAGGTGATCTTCACCTTCGACGGGGACGAGGCGGGTCAGCGGGCGGCGTTGAAGGCGTTCCAGGGTGACCAGGCCTTCGCCTCGCAGACGTACGTCGCCGTCGAACCGGACGGGCTCGACCCCTGCGACCTGCGGCTGCAGAAGGGCGACGCCGCTGTTCGCGAGCTGATCGGCCGACGGGTCCCGCTGTACCGGTTCGTGCTGGGCAACGTGTTGTCGCGGTACGACCTGGACCGGGCCGACACGCGGATCGACGCGCTGCGCGATGCGGCCCGCCTGGTGATCAGCATCCGTGACCGGTCGAAGGTGGACGCCTTCACCCGGGAGCTCGCGGGTCAGCTCGGCCTGGAGGTGGACCAGGTCCGCACGGAGGTGCATCGGGCCGCCGCTCGGCAGGGCTCCGCCGGTGGTTCGGGGAATCACAGTGGACCGGGTGGCGGGCCGGCTGGTCGTGGGCCGACGGGCAACGGTCCGGGTAATGGTTCGGGTCATGGTGCCGGCGCGGCCGACGCGCCGCAGCAGCCTGCGCCACGGGCCGATCTGCCGTCGCCGCGGGACCAGCGGTTCGTGATCGAGTGGGACGTGCTGAAGATCGCGATGCAGCACCCGGCGCTGCTGGGTCCGGCGTTCGACGAGCTCGACGACCAGGACTTCACTCATCCTTGGCTGGCAGCGGTCCGGACCGCGGTGTCGAAGGTGGGCGGTCCGGCCAGCGCCGCGCCCGGCGAGGCGTGGGTGGTCGCAGTCCGCGACGCCATGGGCAACGACCCTGCGGTCGCCGTGGTCAGCGCGCTCGCCGTCGACTCGTTCCGGCTGGGACGCGACCCCGACGAGCAGTACGCGCGGGCTCTGGTCGCGAGGCTTCAGGAGCTCACCTGCCTGCGCCGCATCGCCGACCTGAAGTCGAAGCTCCAACGGACCAACCCGATCGACAAGGCGGACGACTACAACCGCATGTTCGGCGAGCTGATCGCCCTCGAGCGCTACCGCACCGAGCTGCGCGACCAGGCCATCTCGGGCGCAATCTAG